TCGGCGAGTACAGATTACTCGGCTATGcagtaattcagtcaaaaatgagccgtgccatgaaaaaaaaacaacatagtggctttgcgaccagcatggatccagatcggcctgcgcagtctggtcaggatccatgctgtccgctttcaaagtctattgcaattagagaaactgtaagcgaacagcatggatcctgaccagtctgcatccatgctggtcgcaaagccgctatcttggttttctcatggcacggcttaaatATGCTTCCGTCCTTTAATAAATTGatctttttttcccatttttggcGCATTTTCGCATGGGGACAATATTTCTCTGGTGACTTTTGTAATTTCAAAACAGCAGGATTAATCGCTTTTAACgccaaagaaataaaaaatcaagTCTAGGACAATGTTTTTATCAGCTACAGAGTTGATCAATTTTATATCGTAAGGTCATCATGTACACATAGTAAACTAGTAAACTTTATGTTAATATATGTATGTTCGTGACTATCTTAAACTTATCGCAGAcgtatcaaacattttatcaggacatacaaaattttcttttagcGTTGAAAACATTTTGCTATGGATCAAACTGAGAGCCTTCCAGTTCTGTATATTCGAGCCAGAAGTCACTACGATGTAGGCTTTTCTATTGGCACTACCTTCAAAGGTGAGCTTTAACGTTTTGTATTTTTTAGTGTCATTTTCCTATTTTCTTTTCTAGGATGGAAACGCGAGagcgtttgtgtgtgtgttgggagTTTGGGGTGGAGGAggtgtgaaagtaattacatggCTCATCATAAATATGCTGCTTCAATATTCCTTGATAAAAGTTATAGCTCTGTCGAAGGCCACGGCAGGGAACCATTGCCGCATTTGTTTATGATcatatcgaactttctgtacAAAGCCTAGCTGGAGAAAAATCGATAATGCGACAGGTATGATCGTTATCGTCCGTAAATTTTACGTAAACTTCCGAGATTAAGCGGGGGTCATAAATCACCTTATCTACAAAATCGATATTTATTGCCTTCAGGTAATAAGGAACTTAGTCTTTACTCTACCTAGCATTTATGTTTTAAGCGGATTAAAGACACTTGTAGAGAGTGATGTGACATGAGCGAAGGAAGAGTGAAGTTTgagatataataaaatttaagtaaaataataaagaaaataagtacACTTAAAGGGCATATCATATCTTTCCCTTGcatctttatttacatatttagctAGTAGTACCAGAAAGGTCTGTAGTCGTTCCAGTTAGTACTTAAATGTCTTTTTCCCCGTGAAagcattttatcatttaagtGTGTAAGTCAacattgtaatatttcaataaaCGTGTTTACATCAACACAAACTATAACACTGTACGTATATAATAACCACATGAATAACTTCAGTTTCATGTATCACCGTAGAATACTGAAAACCTAATATGCAAATATAAATGTGTACGCATGTTAACAACTTTTCTCTTTTCTATATATTGGTATGAAAATAGAATCGCTTAATTCACAGTCAAGTCAAATGTTAGTTTTAATTTATAACTTTGTTAAGTATACTAAACTCGGGAACTAACTGAAGATATTTAACTAAAAAGGAAATGTTACACTGTGTAATTTGTCTATTTCTTTACTGGCCTAATAAAACGGATAGGGActatctgtttgaaataattcaaattaccATTGCTATGTAttagaaataaatactgttttattttaaaaatagagaTGAAATACATGTACCCACGTCAAGTTGCAATACGTTTTGTTTATTGGATATACACATCAATAGCTTACAAACGTGTAATATTTTCTCGGATAAGAAAGTAAAGTTTGACATATATAGACACGTTGTATAAATATGAAGAAATGACAATCATGGCAAAATTTGTAGTTTCCTATGCACCTAACACCCAAGTTGCACGTGCGAAATATGTACTTGAAAGAAGGGGACAAAGCTATTCAGAGATTGATGCCCACGGAGCGATGTACCCTGTTTTCATGTACGGAAGCCTGCACACTTCAGAAtttgtaactttacatttaaaaatcaaatgtttttaagtGTCGCTTGAATAAgcaataaacagaacagataatGATCTTAAACAAGCAATACAATGAAGcagtcgaaaaaaaaaacataatcattCGTAATGTCTTGTTtactttaataaagaataaaacattgtttttttttattaattcccATTTTATTGCCGTTATTAAATGCCTCCTTTTTTCAAAGTGGCATGTGCTATAAAAGTGCGAAATATCCACTATCACCCCCATAATTATCCATGCATggtgttaaaattttattacagtgaaaaggtaataaatgtaacaaGCAAGGGACTATCTAATTAAGTATCAGTTAGAGCTTACTCAAAAATTTATATCTATTACATCTGATTGAAATAAAAATCCCGATATGAAACTGTCAGTTTCTAAATTAATCTTCGCTTACGCTGTCAGAGTTTTCATTAACATGCTAAAAGATTGAAATACGGATAATTTACTCTCCATCTTATCATTCATTAATATGTATAAATTGTCATTTAACCGTATTAAAACACTTCACTTCCTCTGGTCCCTTCTTTCACGCATTCgcatgtcaaaatatgtataacctttaatcattgttatgaaaaatagacgcaaaataattgataaattatgaTAATTACATCCAGGTATTTAAAAACGTAAATTTACTTTGACATAAAATTTGCCGTAACTTGAAACTACCTGTATACCGAGTCGTCTGCTCGCATTCGGAAAAATCCGGAAAATTCCGAATCGGCCCGAGTCTTCATTTTAAAAGTAATGGTGAtgttataaaacaccaaaagggtaagttaaataaaatattttttaaaactatttttgcaCAGTTGATTCGAGCAATAATTATTCTGTAGAACATCACCGaagcaaaaacgattattttCACCGATTTTCGTACTTTGaacaatatacaaacaaaacttaccctacattttagcaaaaaataGACATCTACAATTGACGTCAATGGAAAACAAGGGTGGTACGTTTAAAAGTCCAAAGGGTAAGCGAAAGCGTAAActtacaacatttaaaattatatcatcatttagatgAAATATTAAATCAACGAATGCCAccgaagcaaattcgttattttaagccatttaaaagatatagcgAATAAATCGAAattatccttctttgtttaatgtgtcaaaaaatcgattataccgattattggaaaaattgaaagttcaatataGTCAGGAAAAACAAAGATTGCACATTGACAAACCCGGCATAAAATTCTCTATGTCGTTTTGTTTTCGTAATACTTGTCGTCGATAAAAAGTAGATATAAGAGTACACTTTGCGACTGGACAAGGTCACTGCAAAGTGATAATGAAACGGCAAAATAAAAGGCAAAAATAATGAATAAGGAAATTTTATACCGGGTTTATTTGCGCCAATAAAAGAAATGAGAGATGTTTTAGATTTGTTAAATGTAAGTTTCATCCATACAGCATGACCGAAAGCGAGCCtgtagtttttataaatttcacatttatattGAGGCTTTTTATTTATGTACTTGTAAACATATATACTCATTActtgtaaatattatttattcgattttaattaattattccAGGATGGATTCAGGACTACATGGACACTTCAAACGAATTTAAGCAGTATAGAACGTTTTACAACGGAAAGGAAGGACAAAGGTTAGTTGATCAGTACATGTCAACCGGCCGTACGTCCCATTCGAATGTTATGTCAGAAATCCAGGGCATGGCGGATGGGGCGGAAGTGAAGTTTGAAGAGCTTTTTCTGTTGCAGATTTCATCAGAACTAAAGTTTTGTGACTTGAAAGAAATGTTTAGAAGAACGGATGACAAAGAAAATGGTGAGAAAGGATGCACTGATGTTCTGGTTAATAGAAAACAATGCAGGATTATCGGACATAACGACGACTGGACAGAAGACGTGTCTTCCCGCGTTTATATTGTGCACGTGACTATAGCAGACGAGAAAGAGCGCGTGATTGAGCAGTTTGTATCTTTCAGCTACCCGGGTTATTTAACAGGATTTTGCTTTGGAATGAATAAGTCTCTGGTAATAAGCCTGAACTCATTATCACCAAAGAAAGCAAATAGGACAGGAGTTCCCTTGGCAATACTGCTGCGTTCACTACTCGCGTGTAATACCATTGAAGAATGTTCTTCTGCCATGGAAAGTAAACCGTATGGATGTGCTTACGGGATGAATATAAATATTGCCGCTATTAATGGAACCAACATGTGCTCGATGGAAGTATATCCACTGCAGGTAATAGATCTacttataaataataaaacagatgatgatgatgatgatgatgatgaaaggTTGGTACAAGAATGTTTCTTTCCACTACTGGTGGACATCCatcaattcataaaaaaattcgTTTAAGGGTCACTTCATGTTGTTGCCTTTTGGTCCCTAAGCGCTGTCAAGCGAAACAGCTGCATGGAACAATCTCGTGAAAGGCATTTCCAAGGACGTTACAGATCAAGTACAATGTAAGTGAAATATCCActgaagaagttgtttaaaggttttgcAAGTTTTATTGCTGACTGATATACGCTGTCAAAGGGAACTATTTGATCAAACAAGACTGAGGTCAATGTCATGacgctacaggccaagtttgatataCTTCTTACCTTTAGTTTGAAGTAGATTTCTAATTTATATTATGGACGATTGACGCAGGGCATCCCTACCATGCTTTTCAGCTTGCCCTGAACCTTTGGTTAAGGCCAGCCAGTAATGTAAATTTCAATGTGGTCTTTCAAACTACTGTAAAGTCACACATTTTTTACTACTTGTTTTGTTTGCTGTTGAAGTGCAGCAATGAGGGTATCTATATGTTATTTTTAGGGAAAGACTGAGGTCCAGGACAAGAACGATTTCCTCTCGAGGAGATGCGGATACAGTGTTACTTCTTTCATCAAAATCATATAAACACATAGCTGCTTGAAGAAACTGGATCCTTGCACTGGATCAAGCTTCGAGACAAGAGAACCAGCGAAATGCCTGAACCGGAAACTTTGATGACGTCAAAGCTATTCTGGTGATACAGAAGATGGCGTAGAACCAGTCTAATCGCATGCCTTGTGTTCACACTTTGCACCGGATATGAAAACGGTGGCAACTGCAGTTTTTCAGTATCACTGAAGACTGTTACAATCTACCGAGCTAACCAAATTAGCAGAGCTCTGTCTGACTCTCGCCATTTCTGTGAGGAAGGGATATTATGCTTGGATGTTCTCTTTATCAGTATAAGCAGGAATAAGTTTCGAAAGAGAATGACAGTAACTACAGAAAACCTCATcaatgataaaatatgaaaatatccaGACTAATATCACACATACTGcatttagcccaccatcatcgaTGGTGGCTATTCAATCACTCTgcgttcgtcgtccgtccgttaacatttctcgttattgcatctcctcagaaattactggttgattttgaccaaactttgtcagaatgatgtattgtacCTATTAGTTCCCCCTAAAATCAGACtggttaaacattttttaaacgaGTTAAGGCCGTTTGATTAATCTTTACttctatataattttatataccaGTGGCCCTCCAGGTAAGTTAATGTTTTTTTATAGGCTAACCTGAGAAGGTCAAAAAAACTGAAGAcctaatgagataatgattcaagtttcCATTATTGTCCATATTTTCCAATTACAACTCACAGTGAATGGAATACCCTAGTAGATTGAATATTAATTTGTTAAGTACTGTTTAGTACTGTTTTAGTACTGAAATTTCTagttaattattaattatgataTAAGTAATATATGTGCAATCGTTTGttccataataaaaaaaaataaataattgcatCATTAATGATGTCATCTCTCTGTTTAGTAtgggttttaatattttataattattcattcTCGTTTCCGGTAATAAGAGAAAAACTACGTATAACTCATaaatggtgtcatctctcttgttaaattttgtactgagttacttcccttaaATCCAAGAATTAGTCTATGTTTAAAATCATAGAAATCTGCTACTCTGGCTACATTTGGCTAATCTGGCCATCTaggtaaccagagttctgctaCTCAGattaaccagagttctggctatcagattaaccagagttctggctaacTGTGCTCCTCTAAATACCActgaaaatagtaattaacttgaaattcagtttaacatgctatttagataaaaatgacaTATTCATTTCATAATCAAACCAGCTAGACtgaaatgttttgcgaacacggacTTGGTACTCTCGGCTACTCGGCTGACCAGAGTaccaaacatgttaaaaatctagaaactctgcctaatACTGGTTGAAGTCGGCTGCTCTGGCCAGCCATGAGTAACCAAGTTCTTGCTACTCTAGCTGAACACGGCTACTATGGTCAGCCAGTACCAGAGTTCCGGCTACTCTgactaaactctggctgaactctggctactctggctgaccagagtagccagaacaggTTAAACATCTAGAAACTcagcctactctggttgaattctggctgctctggccagccagagtaaccagaggtCTGGAtactggctgaactctggctactctggctgaactctagctactctggctagccagaataaccagagttctgacttctctggctactctggctgaactctggctgaactctggctactctggctgctctggctaatttcacgcacatcataaattatacaaaatttataaaaaacggcacggaaaaagttgtttaaaaattgtaacacagtgcgaaacacggttaactttaagaatataccaagcaaatgccttttctaaacattactattaggggtccaataccttaagttttAATCATCCAGCACttaacactagtcgggatatcagccgcgaccgggaatcgaacccggaccgctggcgttgtagttcAACCCGCTAACCACTGCGCTCCCTGACTCCCTGGTTTTACTGCAGAATGCCAAATAAACACTCTTGTCTGAATTGAGAACTCTGTACGAATCTACGAGATCAGATATTTCTGTAATAGATTTAAAAAGTCTTCAGCACTTCAAATGTGTATTACTGTTCCTACCATTTTTGTCAATATCTGGGTTTATGGGTAAATTAATGTCTCCACCAATTATTACACTTATTACCAATTAACACCTCctgataaaaagtattaaatgttattttgttatataaaaggGGCGTAATTGATCACTAAGTTATACAATAAAAGTAAGATCTGTACCTGCAGAAACATCGATATACAAAATTACTGTTTATCCTGGAAATTAATCAAATAAAGGGTTTATATGTGaacatttaaattcatttattttgcatcTGATAGAGGAAAGTATGACgaatttatctaaataaatacaaaaaagtcCAAAAAGTATGCCAGTTCACCCCTCAGAGTATCCTTAAGTGCATATTATCTGATAAAACAATATACCCAGTTAACCGAA
The genomic region above belongs to Mercenaria mercenaria strain notata chromosome 12, MADL_Memer_1, whole genome shotgun sequence and contains:
- the LOC123534417 gene encoding uncharacterized protein LOC123534417; translated protein: MDQTESLPVLYIRARSHYDVGFSIGTTFKGWIQDYMDTSNEFKQYRTFYNGKEGQRLVDQYMSTGRTSHSNVMSEIQGMADGAEVKFEELFLLQISSELKFCDLKEMFRRTDDKENGEKGCTDVLVNRKQCRIIGHNDDWTEDVSSRVYIVHVTIADEKERVIEQFVSFSYPGYLTGFCFGMNKSLVISLNSLSPKKANRTGVPLAILLRSLLACNTIEECSSAMESKPYGCAYGMNINIAAINGTNMCSMEVYPLQVIDLLINNKTDDDDDDDDERLVQECFFPLLVDIHQFIKKFV